CAGCTCGACGACGAAGACGGTGTCGGGGTGCTCGGCCGAGACGCCGACGTCGTACCGCAGGCAGCCGGCGGCGGCGAGATCGGCGCTCGGGCGCGTGAGGATGGCGACGAGCGCGTCGCGCGAGCCGGGCTGGGCACCGAGGGTGCCGACGTTCGCGAAGGTCATGCGGGCAGCGTAGGCGCGACCGCCGACGCCGCGCCCGCGGTCGGAGGCTGCGTGGAGGCGGATGCGGCACGCGAGCGCGCGCGTAGCACAGCTCGCACCGCGGCAAGCGTTACCTGTTCGTTACCTTCGCGCTCGAATCCCCGGAAAGACGGGGCAGTCGGTGGCGCTGCACCGCTCGTGAAGATTCCTCGCCGCTCGACACGCGCCGCGTCGGCTGGCAGCGTCGAACGCGGCCCCCGCATGCCGGGGGTCGCGTCATGTCGGTCGGAACGAGTGGAGCACGTGGACATCTGGCAGTTCATCGCGTCGCGATGGGAGGAGATCCTGTTCGCGTCGGCCCAGCACCTGAGCCTCGTCGCCCAATCCCTCGTCGTCGCGACCCTGATCGCGATCGCCGTCGCCGCGCTCGTCTACACGAGCCCAGGTCGCAGCGGCGTCGCGAACGCCGTGAGCGCCATCGGCCTCACGATCCCCTCGTTCGCCCTCATCGGCCTCATGGTGGCCCCCTTCGGCTTCGGCGTCGCGCCCGCGGTCGTCGTCATCGTCTTCTTCGCCGTCATGCCGATCCTGCGCAACGCCGTCGTCGGCCTCGCGGGCGTCGATCGCAGCCTCGTCGAGTCGGCGAAGGGCATCGGCATGAGCCGCATCGCCACCTTCGCTCGCATCGAGCTGCCGCTCGCGTGGCCCGTCATCCTCTCGGGCGTGCGCATCTCGGCGCAGATGGTCATGGGCATCGCGGCCGTCGCCGCCTACGTGCTCGGCCCCGGCCTCGGCGGCTTCATCTTCCAAGGGCTCTCGCGCCTCGGCGGCGCCGGCGCGCTCGAGTCGATCGTCGTCGGCACCGTGGGCGTCATCATCCTCGCCGCCATCCTCGACCTCATCCTCGTCGGCATCGGCCGGCTCACGACCTCGAAGGGCATCCGTGTCTGACACCGCCACCACCGACGCCGCAGCCGCTGAGATCACCGGCAAGGCCATCCGCCTCGACAACGTCACGAAGCGCTACCCCGGCCAGGCGCGCCCCGCGGTCGACGGCATCACGCTCGAGATCCCCGCTGGCCAGATCGTCATGCTCGTCGGCCCGTCCGGCTGCGGCAAGACGACGACGCTGAAGATGATCAACCGCCTCATCGAGCCCACCGAGGGCTCGATCATCCTCGGCGACGAGGACGTCACGACGATCGACGGCGACGATCTGCGCCGCCGCATCGGCTACGTCATCCAGGCCGGCGGCCTCTTCCCGCACATGACCGTCGCGCAGAACGTGGCGCTCGTGCCGAAGATGCTCGGCTGGAGCAAGGAGAGGATCGAGGCGCGCATCGACGAGCTGCTCGACCTCGTCTCGCTCGACCCCGCCACGTACCGCGACCGCTACCCGCGCGAGCTCTCGGGCGGCCAGCAGCAGCGCGTCGGCGTCGCCCGCGCGCTCGCCGCCGACCCGCCCGTGCTGCTCATGGACGAGCCGTTCGGCGCCGTCGACCCCATCACGCGCCAGCGCCTGCAGGACGAGCTCATCCGCATCCAGCACGAGGTGCGCAAGACCATCGTCATCGTCACGCACGACTTCGACGAGGCCGTGAAGCTCGGCGACTGGATCGTCGTGTTCCGCGAGGGTGCGCAGATCGTGCAGTACGACACCCCCGAGCGCATCCTCGCCGAGCCCGCCGACGAGTTCGTCGAGGACTTCATCGGATCGGGTGCCGGACTCAAGCAGCTGAGCCTGCGCCGCGTGCGCGAGGTCGAGCTCGCCGAGGCCGTCGTCGTGCGCGCCGGCAGCGACGCGAAGGATGCGCTCGCTCGCATCGAGCGCGCCGGCCACCACCACGTCGTCGTGACCGACGACCGCGACCGGCCCGTCGCGTGGCCGTCGCGGCGCGAGCTCGGCCGCATCCAGACGCTGCCGACGTCGCTCGTGCCCGACACCCCGATCATCGGCTCGGGAGCGACGCTCAACGACGCGCTCGACACGATGCTCGTCTCGAGCGCCGGCGCCGCGCTCGTCACGGGGCGCGGTGGCGCGTTCATCGGCGTCATCACGGTCGAGACCGTCATGGAGGCCATCACGGCCGCCCGCGAGTCCGCCTCCGAGCGCCCCGAGGGCGCTCCGGTGGGCATCAACACCGGCACCCTCGCGGTGCAGCAGCCGGCAGGCTCGGATGAGTGAGGTCGCCACGGCCGCAGCCAGCACCGGCGAGGCGACCCAGCCGTCGCGCCTGCGCGCGTGGCGACCGCTCATCGTGCAGATCGCGGTGCTCGTCGGCATCCTCGTCGCGTTCGCGATCTGGCTCGCCGTCGCGCCGCTGAGCGCGACCGAGCGCAACACGCTCA
The sequence above is a segment of the Agrococcus jejuensis genome. Coding sequences within it:
- a CDS encoding putative quinol monooxygenase, translating into MTFANVGTLGAQPGSRDALVAILTRPSADLAAAGCLRYDVGVSAEHPDTVFVVELWVDAESHHASLGLPSVRAAIDEAMPLLSGDMGGFRFDVVGSPLGGAA
- a CDS encoding ABC transporter permease, whose translation is MWQFIASRWEEILFASAQHLSLVAQSLVVATLIAIAVAALVYTSPGRSGVANAVSAIGLTIPSFALIGLMVAPFGFGVAPAVVVIVFFAVMPILRNAVVGLAGVDRSLVESAKGIGMSRIATFARIELPLAWPVILSGVRISAQMVMGIAAVAAYVLGPGLGGFIFQGLSRLGGAGALESIVVGTVGVIILAAILDLILVGIGRLTTSKGIRV
- a CDS encoding ABC transporter ATP-binding protein; translation: MSDTATTDAAAAEITGKAIRLDNVTKRYPGQARPAVDGITLEIPAGQIVMLVGPSGCGKTTTLKMINRLIEPTEGSIILGDEDVTTIDGDDLRRRIGYVIQAGGLFPHMTVAQNVALVPKMLGWSKERIEARIDELLDLVSLDPATYRDRYPRELSGGQQQRVGVARALAADPPVLLMDEPFGAVDPITRQRLQDELIRIQHEVRKTIVIVTHDFDEAVKLGDWIVVFREGAQIVQYDTPERILAEPADEFVEDFIGSGAGLKQLSLRRVREVELAEAVVVRAGSDAKDALARIERAGHHHVVVTDDRDRPVAWPSRRELGRIQTLPTSLVPDTPIIGSGATLNDALDTMLVSSAGAALVTGRGGAFIGVITVETVMEAITAARESASERPEGAPVGINTGTLAVQQPAGSDE